A region of the Ranitomeya imitator isolate aRanImi1 chromosome 10, aRanImi1.pri, whole genome shotgun sequence genome:
ACCCTCCATAACCCTCTACATGCTCTGTCTAATATTGATCTGATATTTTCTATATTATAGGGGATAGTTTTCTGATTGTCAAGGGTCCGACTGTTTGAAACCCTCCATAACCCTCTACATGCTCTGTCTAATATTGATCTGATATTTTCTATATTATAGGGGATAGTTTTCTGATTGTGAAGGGTCCGACTGTTTGAACACATACTGACCCTGAGAACTGTCCTCCAAAATTATTTAGATTGAAACCCTCCATAACCCTCTACATGCTGTGTCTAATATTGATGTGATATTTTCTATTGTCAGTTCCTGTATCTGCAGTCACCCTGACCAGTAACACCTCCGACCTGTTACTGTGGCCGGGGAGGGATTCGGCTTCTTTAAGGTGTTCATCTAATGGTACAGATGTCACTTACTCCTGGAGTCTGGATGGAGCAGCGTTACCGCAGGACCCCCAATACCAGCTCACCCTAAATAACTCCATGCTCATAATAAGCCCGATCTCCACTAAGGATAATGGATATTTCATGTGTACGGCTAGAAACTGGATGAACAGTGAAAACAGCAGTAGACTGTACCTCAACCTGGCCTGTGAGTATTCCAAGTAATAAGATATATACATAGACATATACATGGACTGATATTGTGATTATACACCTATTGTCCGGTGTCTTTCTTTTCTATCACTTTCAGTGCACACAGGTTTGCCAGCACCTGCCAGGTCGGTAAATGGACCTTTTGGAGGATCTGTGTATTTTGACGCATTTGTCGACCTCCCTGATGAATATCGCATACAGTGGATCTTAGGAGAGATCGGAGATGTCGTTGTGATCGCTGAGGTCAATCCTGGTAGTGTTCCCGAGTATCATCCTCAGTACAGGGGCAGAACTCAGCTGTATCCGAATGAGACATTGAGGCTGGACAACCTGACGTCCGCGGATGAAGGACGTTATGGCCTCTACGTGTTTAATGAAAAAACGTTCAACACTGAAGTCGTCTCCTATGATCTCAAACTCTCCTGTAAGTTATGGCTTCTAGTGTTTTTCTACTATGAAAATTAAAATAGGGACACCCGACCACTGATCACTGAGTCAAATAAGCCTTTTTGGAAATATTTCACTCCTTTTGCAGCCACAGGTACAAAGGTTACAGATACAATTGTGTGCCTTGGAAAAATATCCAGTACACCTTGAAATTTTACACTTTGCGCTTACAAGCTTCCATTTATGTTAGTGGGATTTTATAGGAtacaccaacacaaagtagcaaatatTTGGGATGTGTAAAGAAAATCatgcatggttttctaattatttttaaaATGAAATCTTTTgccgcctctaacaggttttcttccaggattgccctgtatttagctccatccatcttcccaacaACTCTGatcagcttccctgcccctgctgaagaaaagcctccccacagcatgatactgcTACCACAATGTTTGATGGTGGGGGTGGTGTTTTCAGGGTGTTGTCTAATGTTAGCTTTCCATCACGCATAGCATTTTGCAATTAGcccaaaagttctattttgatctcatctgaccagatcacTATCTTACACATGTCCGCTGTGTCCCTTACAtgactttttgcaaactgcaagcaGTATTTTATATGACTTGCTTTAAAAAATATTcctcctgagctgtggatctctgcagctcctccagagtgaccttGAGCCTCTTAGCTGCTTCTTTAATTATTGCTTTCCTTGCTTGGGATATCGATTTAGGTGGatagccatgtcttggtaggtttgcagttgtgccattctcctttcatttttggatgatagattgaacagtgctctgtgagatgtACAGAGCTTGAGCTATTTTTTTGTAAATATAACCCAATCCTGCTTTATTCTtcttcacaactttatccctgacctgtctggtgggctccttgatttcatgatgctgtttgatccctgatgttctcacacaaacctctgaggccttcacaaaaCAGCTGTAGTTACACTGAGtaaccacaactttatccctgacctgtctagtGGGCTCCTTGATTTCATGATGCTCTTTGATCCCtgatgttctcacacaaacctctgaggccttcacaaaaTAGCTGTAGTTACACTGAGTAACcaaaactttatccctgacctgtctggtgggctccttgatttcatgatgctgtttgatccctgatgttctcacacaaacctctgaggccttcacaaaaCAGCTGTAGTTACACTGAGTAACcataactttatccctgacctgtctggtgggctctttgatttcatgatgctgtttgatccctgatgttctcacacaaacctctgaggccttcacagaacagctgtagttacacTGAGTAAACTGAGTCcaactgtgtgtaatttattctaacttggagacttctggaggcaattggtcaacCAGAATTTTATTTAGGGGTCGCAGACTACAAGgggttgaatacaaatgcacaACTCAATTTTCatgtttatatttttaaaatatttagaaaaccatgtatcacctCCTTCATTCTTTACAaacacttgctactttgtgttggtatatcacatacaatcataaaataatacatttaagtttgtgggtgtaacgtgaaaaaatatggaaaagttcacaAGGTATTAatatttttcaaggcactgtatgtatttcTAATTAGAGATGTTAAAATGTAACTTATAGGACTTGTATTAGATTAGAAATCAATTCAAGAGATCTGTAATACCAGATACAGCCTCTAGGGTAGTGCGGTTCTAATTCTGGTTGgaaaaaaaatacacttttttttttacttaaatggatGTATTTagagctaaaaatatttttttaaatgttttttatttaaaaaatgttgcTGTTTTTCTCCTTTATAGCCTACAAACCAGAAAGCGCGGTGACAGATAACCTTTAATAGGAATGTGTGGTCAAGCCAGATTATTACTAGCAttgaaagttatcacctatccaaatTATAAGGGATAGTTATCTGATTGTGAGGGGTCCGACTTCTGGAACACATACTGATCCTGAGAACTATCCTACAAAATTTAGATTGAAACCCTCCATAACCCTCTACATGCTCTGTCTAATATTGATCTGATATTTTCTATATTATAGGGGATAGTTTTCTGATAGTGAAGGGTCCGACTGTTTGAACACATACTGACCCTGAGAACTGTCCTCCAAAATTATTTAGATTGAGACCCTCCATAACCCTCTACATGCTCTGTCTAATATTGATGTGATATTTTCTATTTTCAGTTCCTGTATCTGCAGTCACCCTGACCAGTAACACATCCGACCTGTTACTGTGGCCGGAAAGGGATTCTGCATCTTTAAGGTGTTCATCTAATGGTACAGATGTCACTTACTCCTGGAGTCTGGACGGAGCAGCGTTACAGCAGGACCCCCAATACCAGCTCACCCTAAATAACTCCATGCTCATAATAAGCACGATCTCCATTAAGGATAATGGATATTTCATGTGTACGGCTAGAAACTGGATAAACAGTGAAAACAGCAGTAGACTGTACCTCAACCTGGCCTGTGAGTATCTGAATAATACAAAAATAGTACAACCAATAATAATATCAATATTGATACTAATAAGGGGTTTAGGTATCCCTTAAATCCCATGCTTATAGGAGagaaatgctaaaaaaaatacaGGACCTATTTGAAATTATTGAAATTATGTGCTGATTAATTTCTAATTATCTTTATAATGGTCACGGTTCTATTTTTCTGATTCTGAGCTTTGAATCCCCAAAATGGTCATTGAGTCGTCAAATGATAACATACTATCtgcctccagccaccactaggtggagctcatgAGCTTACTGCATACTGAGCCCAATAGTAATAGAGTTTGCAGTAAGCTCCACAGCTCCACCTAGTGGCTGGTGGCTACAGGTAGTGTACGCCTATGCCAGGAATTTGGAGCATTGTATAATACAAAACGGGCTCTCACTGatataaacacatatatatggacTGATATTATGATTATACACCTATTGTCCGGTGCCTTTCTCTGTTCTATCACTTTCAGTGCACACAGGTTTGGTAACACCTACCAGGTCGGTAAATGGAACTTTTGGAGGATCTGTGTCTTTTCACGTATTTGCCGACCTCCCTGATGAATATCGCATACAGTGGGTCTTAGGAGAGACCGGAGATGTCGTTGTGATCGCTGAGGTCAATCCTGGTAGTGTTCCCGAGTACCATCCTCAGTACAGGGGCAGAACTCAGCTGTATCCGAATGAGACATTGAGGCTGGACAACCTGACGTCCGCGGATGAAGGACATTATAGTCTCTATGTGTTTGATGAAAATACGTTCATCACTGAAGTCGTCTCCTATGATCTCAAACTCTCCTGTAAGTAATGGCTTCTTGTTCTCAGTGATCACTGTGTCAAATAAGCCTTTTGAACCTATTTCACAACTTTCTGAGGCCTTTACAGATCAGCTGTAATTGTATTGTGTGATACAGTGTGATACAGTGGTAGCATCGTTCGCAGTTtaatggcagtgacccaagcaagttcaagcaaaacgttcctttaatgtgttacttcacacagtccataagaatacatagtacacggcttcatgtttgcagtccctaaacaggccggacttccctttgtccagtttccctgagcAACCGCACGCCggtaccaagtctctttactcacgcaGTGCACAGCAtgctgtatcctccggatcgcagccgggaaaacaaAACGACAGTCCGTGACACATGGCGTTAGCCTCTTTGGTTCTtcttgcccctgtgttgcttcacacagggagTACTCTgttctgtctgcttccaagaccaacactgacacacctctcccTATACTATAGGACTTTTAATCAGTCACCGCTTCACCATTCAAAtcatagctacacctgtgactgcaatacaccctcatggcctcactatgccaCTGTGCGCATCCTGAGGAGAATAAACAGCGCTCCCTAGCTGTAAcaagggtcactgcctcacaactgagaaacaggtgAACTCAATCTAAACATTTTGCAACTCCTAGAGACTTTTTCAAGGTGCTGTGTATGTCATAGACATAATATTAAAATCTATAAGGCCATATCTTaagagggaacatgtcacccccatatTGGGATTGATGCAAGGTCTAGTTATAACCCAGGAAGTGAAAAAGAGCTTTCACTTCATTCCATTCCCTATTCAATATGACCCCCTGTTGTGAGTGATCTGATGCAGACAGACAAGGCGTATAACCAGAGGCTAGAAGGTGACAAATATCACCTCTGGAGGTAACTGTTCTTGACTTCAAAGGAATTATAGCAGACTTTGTGGAGCCGGATTCCAGTTATGAATATTGTTGGGTTTTTTTGTGAACGGCATAGGTCCTAGATTCATGGGCAAACATACTTTCAGACTTATGAAAAAGTGGCAAGCTTAACGCATTTATTTACATCACTAGATGGCCTGCGCATGAGTTCCAAATCTGTACTGAACCCATGGATAACTTTATATATGCCATGTTTCCTATCTATGGAAAGATAAACTCATGATAGGAAATATGGCGTTAATATCTCCCACCTGGGACCTCCAGGTGGGGAAATATCACGAAAATTGGGAATCCCATAATTTTTTAGGACCTAGCCACATCCCATTGAACAGCACTAATCTGAAGTCACCCAGGGGAGGTATGAGGGCATGACTTTTATccaaaaaaaaagcatatttttaATTATTGTCATTGTCAGTCCTGGGAGTCACAGATTGCTGTAGTTCTGTATCGTTTTCATAAAAGGATTGCTTCCCTTCACTAAGATCTGTGCATTTTCCACAACACAAATTTAGTActtttcttttgttatccctttttATTTTATGCAAGTGTATATTCtacattgttttgttcccattttgtatcatctttttATGTTTTTATAAATACTGCCTACCTTTCAGATTAAATTTTATAATTGAATATCTTtgttcctcttgctctataaaccacactccagAAGCCAAACACTACCTGTAACTGGTGTCTAATCGGCCTGTTTAAACGATAAGTAGTGGCAGCTAGTTTTCTTGGGCTATTATGGAGCTTAGCAGTAACCGTACCAGATTATGTTtatatattccatgcattggaattGTAGTTGTATATACTATACTACGTTTGCTGTGACCTTCCCAGTGTCCGGCCTTGTAGCAAAAGCAGCCGTGGCTTTTACCATCAACTGCAGTTCAATTGCGTAATTTTGCTGacgattggaggcagcggagtGTTGCTTGTGACAAATTAATAACAGCGGAGGGCATATCGGCCTGATACTCGGCTGGTTCCCTGACAGATTGGTGGCAGCGGTGAGATATCTGTGGGATTACCCAGCTGTTCCCCTGACAATGTATTATTAACTAGAGATGTTAAAATGTAACTTATAAGGCTTGTCAAAGATACACAGCCGAGAGGGTCACTCAGATCCCCCTGTAATTATCATTTCGTCATGGTAATGCAACTCTGCTGCGTCCAATCGCCAGAAAATTACACTGTTTTTTGATGATTTTCTTACGCGGCTGCTTCTACTACTAATCaaattattggggaactcacagtgagtgtatggtatatacacctcagaTTCCAACGTATGGAATATAACTTTATATCCCAGGTATGGTCACTGTCAGCTCCGCAATAACAAATGTACTCGCGCTGCCATCACCAAGcatttatacaggctgattggacaaCCATCACAAGTAGCAAATGGCTTCCGGGTGCGGTTTATAGAGcaaaaggaacagagctattaattgttatatttaatccagaaagataggcagtgtttataaaaaaaaccaAGATGATACAAAATGAAAACAAGACAATATGAGGTTTACAATTGCATAAAATAAAAAGAATAACAAAAGAAACTTGCTGAATCTGAGACACGGAAACAGCTCAAGTTTATTGAAGGAAGAACTCCGGGAGAAAACATCTGTTGAACGTGGAACGTGGATCAGTGCTACACAGCAATCTATCTCCTTGGCATTGAACAAAGATCATAATTGCCATTGCCTTTTTATTAGCAAACCTCACGTTGATGACCTCATGTGTGAAGGATTTGTGAGATATTCTCAGtccttcagaattttatgaaatccctAACTTACAAGATATCTTCCCCTCTAAAGGTCATGGGTGTTCGATATTGATGTCATATTTTTATTGTGATTTCACCTTTACGGTGGGACCAAATATGAGCTGGTTCTCACTATCTATCAGACCGTTATTCAGCTGTAGGGATTATAGTGGTCTTACAGTGATGTGAGTTAATGCGTCACGTCTGTCCCTTCGCTACGGCAATGAAAATCTATATCCAATAAATGTTGGATTGATACAAAAACCCAATATTTATATCTGGACAATGGAGACACTACTTCTGGACCCTTCTCATCAGGATCTTTTGATGGCAGGAAGAGCTACCTCTGGAGGTGCAAGATTTTCGCTTCCCTTCCTCTTTGAATCTACAAATACCAGTCAGGGTGGCTGTTTCCCACTATAAATATCCTGTTTTAATTACCTGGACACTGCAGGAAATCTCTGCCTCAAAGAGGTTAAAATGTTCTCTCTTTCTTTATTTCccctatgttatttggtttctatttCTCTAGGTTTATTTAATCCCAGATGATCCAAGCATAATTCTACTTCAAAAGGGTTTGAGTGTCAGCTCTTTATTCTCCCGGAGAAAGTTTATGGATTTTAAGTTTTTTTCCATGACAGGCTTGTATTAAATAAGAAATGAATTCcagtgagctgcaataccagatacaaccTTTAGGGTAGTGTGTCATTGTTTCtttttatccaagaagtatcatttctccttgcggaaattgacatgctaagcatgccgagatgaggagacttaaagtcgaaatgctcctctgggaaattgtttctttttggaaagaaaaaaaaatctttttacttAAATGGGTGTATTTTTTCTACAAATAGCTTTTTAATttgatttatatataaatatatatattaaatatttaGCAATGTCTCTCTTCTATAGCATCTACATAGCCTACATTACAAAAAGCTTGATCTTTAATAGGAATATGTGGTGAAGCCAGAATATTCCTAGCATTGAAAGCTATAACCTATCCACATTATAGGGGATAACTTTCTGATTGGGAGGGTCCGACCTGCAGGAACACATACTAATCCTGAGAACTGTCCTCTAAAATTATTTACATTTAAACCCTCCATAACCCTCTACATGCTCTGTCTAATATTGATCTGATATTTTCTATTGTCAGTTCCTGTATCTGCAGTCACCCTGACCAGTAACACATCCAACCTGTTGCTATGGCCGGGGAGGGATTCGGCTTCTTTAAGGTGTTCATCTAATGGTACAGATGTCACTTACTCCTGGAGTCTGGATGGAGCAGCGTTACCGCAGGACCCCCAATACCAGCTGACCCTAAATAACTCCATGCTCATAATAAGCCCGATCTCCACTAAGGATAATGGATATTTCATGTGTACGGCTAGAAACAGGATAAACAGTGAAAACAGCAGTAGACTGTACCTCAACCTGGCCTGTGAGTatctaaataatacaaaaaaatagtataaccaataaaaatattaaaattgcTACTAATAAGGAGTTCAATTATCCCTTAAATCCCATGCTTATAGGGAGAGAAATCCTAAAGAATGGAGGACTTATTTTAAACTGTTGAAATTCTGTGCCGATTCATTTCTAAATTCCTTTACAGTGGTCACAGCTCCATTTTCTGATACTGAGAACTAAATCTCCAATATTGTAATTGAGTCAAATGATAACATActatctgcctgcagccaccactaggtggagcttatGAGCTTACTGCATACTGAACCTTACAGTAAGAGTATGTAGTAAGCTCCtaggctccacctagtggtggctgcaggtagtaaGGAATTTGGAGCATTTTATAATACAAAATGGGCTCATACTGATATAAAGATATTTGGACTGATATTGTGATTATACACCTATTGTCCGGTGTCTTTCTTTTCTATCACTTTCAGTGCACACAGGTTTGCCAGCCCCTACCAGGTCGGTAAATGGAACTTTTGGAGGATCTGTGTATTTTAACGCATTTGTCGACCTCCCTGATGAATATCGCATACAGTGGATCTTAGGAGAGACCGGAGATGTCGTTGTGATCGCTGAAGT
Encoded here:
- the LOC138651539 gene encoding carcinoembryonic antigen-related cell adhesion molecule 1-like — translated: MLIISPISTKDNGYFMCTARNWMNSENSSRLYLNLALHTGLPAPARSVNGPFGGSVYFDAFVDLPDEYRIQWILGEIGDVVVIAEVNPGSVPEYHPQYRGRTQLYPNETLRLDNLTSADEGRYGLYVFNEKTFNTEVVSYDLKLSFPVSAVTLTSNTSDLLLWPERDSASLRCSSNGTDVTYSWSLDGAALQQDPQYQLTLNNSMLIISTISIKDNGYFMCTARNWINSENSSRLYLNLALHTGLVTPTRSVNGTFGGSVSFHVFADLPDEYRIQWVLGETGDVVVIAEVNPGSVPEYHPQYRGRTQLYPNETLRLDNLTSADEGHYSLYVFDENTFITEVVSYDLKLSCK